The Flavobacterium sp. CBA20B-1 genome includes the window ATTTTGCTTATCGTTATAGTAATTAATGCATTGAATAATCACATTTTCTACCGTTTGCTTTTTGGCAACTACAATGTTGTTCGTAATTCCGTTCAAAGCCGCCGCAGTTGTAGTGCCAATGCAGAAACAAGTTTGATTTTCAATGGTGTTTTGTTGCAAATAACTGTGAATACCAGACGGACTAAAAAATAGCAATGCATCGGTCTGTGCTTTGATTTCTATAGAGTTTGCAGTGTTTTGATACACCAAATATTCTTCAAAGTGAATATTGCTTTGTTGCAGGGCATTTGGTAAAACATCTCGTCTTAGATTTCCTGCGAAAAAGGCTATTTGTTCTACTGAATATTTTTGTTGAATGATGGGTGCTAAATCTGCTGCATACTCTTGAGTTTCCAATACTTCAAAACCGTTTTTTTGTAACAATTCTTTGGTTTTTGATCCTACACAAATTGCCGGAATTTCTTTCAAATTTTCGATATGTTCATACTGCAACACACTTTTTACGGCATTTTGCGAAGTGAACAACAATAAAGTCGGAATGGTTTTTAACAGAAACGGAACAAATGAAATTGTGATAAAATCTGCTTCGATAACCGAAAAACCAGCATTTAGCAAAAATTGTTTTTGATTGCTTTGAAGTTTTTTGGTTGATAAAACACAGATTTTGGTTTTCATTTTACTTTTTCAATTGTTCTCGAAGTTGTTTCATCAACTGCTCTCCGCCCTTTTCTAAAATTTCTTTAGCTGCAAAAAATCCTAGTTTTTTCCATTCGTTAATCGGAACATTCTTTTCAATTTCGAATTTTTGTTTTCCGTCTATCGACAATAAAATCCCTTTGAAATGAATCGTATCGTCAACTTCGTTGTATCTTGCCAAAGCGCCAATTGGGGCAGTACAGCCACCTTCTAACGTGCGCAAAAACTGCCGTTCGATGTGTGTACAAATTTCGGTTTCGATATCGTTCAATTGAGCCAAAGCATCTAGCACAAAATTATCGTTTGCCATAGCCACGACCAACATAGCGCCTTGTGCGGGTGCGGGAATCATCCAATCCAAATCGATAAACTCAGAAGGTTTTAGATTGATTCGTTCCAAACCAGCCGCCGCAAAAATAGCTCCGTTCCAATCGTTGTCATGCAGTTTTTGCATGCGCGTATTCACATTTCCGCGCAAATCTTCCACTTGGTGTTGGGGATATTTGTTTAACCATTGTGCTTTTCTGCGCAAACTTCCAGTGGCAATAGTTCCGTTTTCGTTTAAAAAGTCTAGCGAACCTTTATGAACCAAAATATCTAAAATGTTTGCACGTTCTAGAACAGCGGCTTGCACAATGCCTTGCGGCAAAGCAGTAGGCACATCTTTCATAGAATGCACCGCAATATCAACCTTACCAGCAATCATGGCAACGTCGAGGGTTTTGGTGAAAATTCCGGTAATTCCTAGCTCGTACAATGGTTTATCCAAAATAATATCGCCATCGGCTTTTACAGCGATAATTTCTGTTTTATAGCCTAAATCGTTTAGCTTTTTTTGTACGGTATTGGCTTGCCACAGTGCCAATTCGCTGTCGCGGGTTCCAATTCGAATGGTTTTAGTCATTTTGTAAAGATTCTAATTGAAACACTTTTCCAATCCATTCGATGCTTTCGTCCACTTCGGTTTCATCATCTTTTAAATGATTGGCAAAATGTGTGGTGATTTTTTGAATAAGGCGGCTTGTAATCAATTCTGCCTGTTCTTCATCAAAATTATTTATTTTCTTTTTGTGGTATTTTAATTCGTTTTGCTTCATCTCTTCCAATTTGGCTTTCAAGGCGTGAATGGTCGGAGCAAACTTTCGGGCTTGTGTCCAAGTGATGAATTCGTGTTTCACTTCTTCAATGATTGCCATGGCTTGTGGCACATATTGCTTGCGTTTTTCCAAGGTGTCATCGGTCATTTGCGATAAAGTGTCTAGATGAATCAGTTCCACGCCGTTTGTTTCCAAAACATTTTCATTCACATTTTTTGGAATGGATAAATCTAAAATCAACAACGGTTTTTTTAGATTAAGCAGTTCTTTGTCGATGGTAGGGTTTTGAGCACCAGTGGCAACAATCAACACGTCGGTATTTTGAATTTCGGCTTGCAAATCAGCATAATCTTTTACGATTAAGTTAAACTTGCCTGCAATTTTCTGTGCTTTGTCTTTGGTGCGATTAATCAACGTAATATGACTGTTTTTGGTATGCTTTACAAGGTTTTCGCAGGTGTTTCTACCAATTTTTCCCGTTCCAAACAATAAAATATTTTTGTCTTTTATGTTGGAAACGTTCTTCAAAATATAGTGAACCGAAGCAAAAGATACCGAAGTGGCACCTGTGCTTATTTCGGTTTCGTTTTTAATGCGTTTGCTTGCCTGAATTACCGAATTTACCAATCGTTCAAAATAGTTGTTGGTTAATCCTTTTTCTCGTGCAGCAATAAAACCGGTTTTAACTTGGCTTATAATTTCAAAATCGCCTAATATTTGGCTATCCATACCAGTACCCACTTTGAAAAGATGCGAAACGGCTTCGTTGTTTTTGTGCACATACGCAACACGCTGAAAATCGTCAATAGTTCCACTGCTGTGTGCACACAATAATGAAATCAATTGAAAAGGATGTTCTGCAAAACCATACAATTCGGTTCTATTACAAGTAGAAATAGCCATAACCGACGAAATTCCCTGTAAGTGGGCATCTGCCAACAAATCTAATTTTGCTTGTTCGCTTAAGCTGAATTTGCCTCGCATTTCTGCATCGGCTTTTTTATAGCTTAACCCAACCACATAAAAATGCGACGGTTTTATATCGTTGTTGTTTTTCATTCTTTACTTTTGTAATAAAGTGCTACAAATTTACAGGCTTCGTTTGAATTAAAATAACGCTAAAAGGACTAATTATAACCTTTGAGTTATTTTTACACTAACATTGCGGTACTTTTCTTAAAAAGGCTTACATTTGCTGTGTTAAAACGATTATTTTGAATCTATATTTAGAACTATTCTAAATAAAATAATCTCGAGTTGTGTTTGTCTAATAAAAATAAAAATAACGCTATGAGTACTCAAGAAGATGTTATTTTAGAAGATGACTTTATCTGCATCCGTTTAAAGAACGAAAGCGATAATTTACAGATAGTTACGAAAGATGTGGGCAATGAAGTGTTGCAATTTCATTTTATGTTGAAAGGCAGCAGCAAGTTTATTTTTAACAATGGTTCTTATGCCATGCCGGTGAACGAAGAAAATAGTTTAACACTGTATAATCCCCAAAAAAATTTACCGATTTACTTGGAACTTCAGCCTCATTCGTGGATTATTTCAATTATAATATCGATTAAAAAATTCCACAGTCTTTTTTCAACTGAAGCAGAATTTATTCCTTTTTTAAATAAGGATACCATCAATAGAAAACATTATGCCCAAAATGGTATTACACCTTCTATGGCAGTGGTTTTGTATCAAATAATGAATTTTAACCTACATTCATCGGTAAAAAAACTGTACTATAAGGCTAAGGTTTACGAACTTTTAAGTTTGCTTTTCAACAAGCCCGAAGGGGAAGAAGATGAAAGCTGCCCGTTTAAAACCGATGAAGAGGAAATCATGAAGATTAAACAAGCAAAAGATATTCTCATTAAAAATATGGCCGAACCACCCACTCTGCAAAAGCTTGCCGATGAAATTGGATTGAATATTAAAAAATTAAAACAAGGCTTTAAGCAAGTTTATGGCGATACCGTATATGGTTTTTTGTTTGATTATAAAATGGAATATGCCCGAAAATTATTAGATAGTGGCACCTATAATGTAAACGAAGTGGGCATTCGCATAGGCTACAGCACTGCCAGCCATTTTATTGCCGCTTTTAAGAAAAAATTTGGCACAACGCCTAAAAAATATTTAATGTCGTTAACCGCAAATTAATAAATTAAAAAATGTAAAAAAGCTTTGCCTAAGTTCTAAAATCTAACAAAGCTAAATGATAAAAACAAAGAAATGAAAGGAGTTTTATTAGTAAATTTAGGTTCGCCTGAAAGTCCAACACCAAAAGATGTAAAGCCATATTTAGACGAATTTTTAATGGATAAATATGTAATCGATGTTCCGTATCTGTTGCGGGCTTTAATCGTTAGAGGTTTTATTTTAAGAAAGCGTCCTGAAAATTCGGCGCATGCTTATGCACAAATCTGGACCGATGAAGGTTCGCCTTTGATTGTTTTTTCTAAAAGAATGCATGAAAAGGTGAAAAAACAAGTGGACATTCCCGTTGCTTTAGCCATGCGATACGGCACCATGACTATTGAAAAAGGCTTGCAAGAACTAAAAGAACAAGGAGTGACCGATGTGATGCTTTTAGCTCTGTATCCGCAATACGCCATGGCATCAACCACCACTATTTGGGCTTTGGCTGATGAATTGGTTGCTACCAAATTCCCGGAAATGAAATTGACCAAAGTTCCCGCTTTTTACAACAAACCCGATTTTATTCAAGCTTTGGCAAATTCCATTAAAAAACATTTGGAAGGATATGATTACGACCACTTATTGTTTTCGTACCACGGAATTCCAAAACGCCATATCCGCAAAACTGATGTAACCAAATCGCATTGCAAAATTGATGGTTCTTGTTGCAATACTCCATCGCCTGCACACGAATTTTGCTACCGTCACCAATGTTTTGAAACCACCAAACAAGTGGTTAAATTGCTGGGAATTCCTGAGGGCAAATACAGTGAAACTTTTCAATCCAGATTGGCTGGTGACAAATGGTTAACACCCTATACCGATGTGGAAATTAACAAAATGCCTGCAAAAGGAATTAAAAAATTAGCGGTTGTAACGCCTGCTTTCGTGGCAGACTGTTTAGAAACTTTAGAAGAAATTGCCATGCGCGCTAACGAAGATTTTAAGGCGCATGGAGGTGAAGAATTTTTTGCCGTTCCTTGTTTGAACGATGAAGACGAATGGTGTGGTGTAGTAGCCAATTGGATTAAAGATTTTAATAAATAAATGGTTTTAGGTTTCAAGTTTAAAAAGCGG containing:
- a CDS encoding uroporphyrinogen-III synthase gives rise to the protein MKTKICVLSTKKLQSNQKQFLLNAGFSVIEADFITISFVPFLLKTIPTLLLFTSQNAVKSVLQYEHIENLKEIPAICVGSKTKELLQKNGFEVLETQEYAADLAPIIQQKYSVEQIAFFAGNLRRDVLPNALQQSNIHFEEYLVYQNTANSIEIKAQTDALLFFSPSGIHSYLQQNTIENQTCFCIGTTTAAALNGITNNIVVAKKQTVENVIIQCINYYNDKQNKINNLA
- a CDS encoding helix-turn-helix domain-containing protein, whose amino-acid sequence is MSTQEDVILEDDFICIRLKNESDNLQIVTKDVGNEVLQFHFMLKGSSKFIFNNGSYAMPVNEENSLTLYNPQKNLPIYLELQPHSWIISIIISIKKFHSLFSTEAEFIPFLNKDTINRKHYAQNGITPSMAVVLYQIMNFNLHSSVKKLYYKAKVYELLSLLFNKPEGEEDESCPFKTDEEEIMKIKQAKDILIKNMAEPPTLQKLADEIGLNIKKLKQGFKQVYGDTVYGFLFDYKMEYARKLLDSGTYNVNEVGIRIGYSTASHFIAAFKKKFGTTPKKYLMSLTAN
- the hemA gene encoding glutamyl-tRNA reductase codes for the protein MKNNNDIKPSHFYVVGLSYKKADAEMRGKFSLSEQAKLDLLADAHLQGISSVMAISTCNRTELYGFAEHPFQLISLLCAHSSGTIDDFQRVAYVHKNNEAVSHLFKVGTGMDSQILGDFEIISQVKTGFIAAREKGLTNNYFERLVNSVIQASKRIKNETEISTGATSVSFASVHYILKNVSNIKDKNILLFGTGKIGRNTCENLVKHTKNSHITLINRTKDKAQKIAGKFNLIVKDYADLQAEIQNTDVLIVATGAQNPTIDKELLNLKKPLLILDLSIPKNVNENVLETNGVELIHLDTLSQMTDDTLEKRKQYVPQAMAIIEEVKHEFITWTQARKFAPTIHALKAKLEEMKQNELKYHKKKINNFDEEQAELITSRLIQKITTHFANHLKDDETEVDESIEWIGKVFQLESLQND
- the hemH gene encoding ferrochelatase; translation: MKGVLLVNLGSPESPTPKDVKPYLDEFLMDKYVIDVPYLLRALIVRGFILRKRPENSAHAYAQIWTDEGSPLIVFSKRMHEKVKKQVDIPVALAMRYGTMTIEKGLQELKEQGVTDVMLLALYPQYAMASTTTIWALADELVATKFPEMKLTKVPAFYNKPDFIQALANSIKKHLEGYDYDHLLFSYHGIPKRHIRKTDVTKSHCKIDGSCCNTPSPAHEFCYRHQCFETTKQVVKLLGIPEGKYSETFQSRLAGDKWLTPYTDVEINKMPAKGIKKLAVVTPAFVADCLETLEEIAMRANEDFKAHGGEEFFAVPCLNDEDEWCGVVANWIKDFNK
- the hemC gene encoding hydroxymethylbilane synthase, giving the protein MTKTIRIGTRDSELALWQANTVQKKLNDLGYKTEIIAVKADGDIILDKPLYELGITGIFTKTLDVAMIAGKVDIAVHSMKDVPTALPQGIVQAAVLERANILDILVHKGSLDFLNENGTIATGSLRRKAQWLNKYPQHQVEDLRGNVNTRMQKLHDNDWNGAIFAAAGLERINLKPSEFIDLDWMIPAPAQGAMLVVAMANDNFVLDALAQLNDIETEICTHIERQFLRTLEGGCTAPIGALARYNEVDDTIHFKGILLSIDGKQKFEIEKNVPINEWKKLGFFAAKEILEKGGEQLMKQLREQLKK